One Halobacterium wangiae genomic window, GTCTACCCGTGGAACTTCATCGAGGACATGGTGGACATCGTCTCCGGCGTGATGGAGACGGACGGCGACGGCCCGTACTCGGCGGCCGAGGTCCGCCACCTGCTCGCGGCGTACCACGACGTCGAGCGCATCGAGATGGAGATCGCACAGCCCGACCGCCTCGACGAGGTGCTCGAGGAGATGGTCCGCCGCGACGTACTCGTCGAAGCGGGCGACGGCGAGTGGGCGCTCGCGGACGACGACGCGCAGCCGTAGCGCATCGTTTAGGTGGGTCCGCCGTGACCGTCGTTGTATGATCGGCTTCATCGGCGGGTCCGGCATCTACGAGGCGCTCCCACTGGAGAACGTCCGCGAAGTGGAGACGACCACGCCGTACGGCGACCCGAGCGCGCCAGTGACGGTCGGCGAGTTCGGGAGTACGGGCACGGAAGTCGCCTTCCTCCCGCGCCACGGCCCCGACCACCAGCGCGACCCGACGAACCTCCCGTACAAGGCGAACATCTACGCGCTCAAACAGCTCGGCGTCGAGCGCGTGCTCGCGTCGAACGCCGTCGGCAGCCTGAAGGAAGAGCTCCCGCCCCAGACGCTCGTCGTCCCGGACCAGATCTTCGACCGCACGAAGAACCGCGACCTGACGTTCTTCGGCGACGGCGTCGTCGTCCACCAGCCGTTCGCGGACCCGTACTGCCCGCACATGGTCGAGCACCTCCACGACGCCGCGACCGACGCCACGGACGCGGAGACCCAGGCGGGTGGTACCTACGTCTGCATCGAGGGGCCGCAGTACTCGACGCGCGCCGAGTCGGAGTTCTACAAGAGCCAGGGCTGGGACCTCGTCGGCATGACCGCCATCCCGGAGGCGAAGCTCGCGCGGGAAGCCGAGATGTGTTACGCCACTGTCGCCGGTGTCACGGACTACGACGTCTGGAAGCAGGACAGCGAGGTCACCCTCGAGGAGGTCCTGGAGAACGCCGCGGAGAACGAGACGGCCATCAAGCAGACCGTCGAGCGTGCCATCGAGACGATGCCCAACGAGCGCGACTGCGACTGCGGCCACAGCCTCGAGGGGACGGTGAACACACCGACGGAGGCCATCCCGGAGGACACCCGCGACCGCGTCGACGCGCTGCTAGGCGACTACCTCTGAGCCTTCTGTTCGCGCCGCTCCGCGTA contains:
- the mtnP gene encoding S-methyl-5'-thioadenosine phosphorylase; this encodes MIGFIGGSGIYEALPLENVREVETTTPYGDPSAPVTVGEFGSTGTEVAFLPRHGPDHQRDPTNLPYKANIYALKQLGVERVLASNAVGSLKEELPPQTLVVPDQIFDRTKNRDLTFFGDGVVVHQPFADPYCPHMVEHLHDAATDATDAETQAGGTYVCIEGPQYSTRAESEFYKSQGWDLVGMTAIPEAKLAREAEMCYATVAGVTDYDVWKQDSEVTLEEVLENAAENETAIKQTVERAIETMPNERDCDCGHSLEGTVNTPTEAIPEDTRDRVDALLGDYL